Proteins co-encoded in one Aspergillus luchuensis IFO 4308 DNA, chromosome 6, nearly complete sequence genomic window:
- a CDS encoding putative endo-1,4-beta-glucanase (CAZy:AA9;~COG:G;~EggNog:ENOG410PNFI;~InterPro:IPR005103;~PFAM:PF03443;~SECRETED:SignalP(1-22)) — MKEINTVSCLTTLLSLTAKIAAHGHVSNIVINGVSYRGWDINSDPYNSDPPVVVAWQTPNTANGFITPDEYGTDDIICHLDATNAEGHAVIAAGDKISLQWTTWPDSHHGPVISYLANCGSSCETVDKTTLEFFKIDGVGLVDDSSVPGTWGDDQLIADNNTWLVEIPPDIAPGYYVLRHELIALHGASSENGAQNYPQCFNLQVTGSGTAEPSGVLGTELYSPTDPGILIDIYQSLSTYEVPGPTLIPEAVSVVQSSSTITASGTPVTGTAASATS; from the coding sequence ATGAAGGAAATAAATACCGTCAGCTGTCTGACaacccttctctcccttaCTGCCAAAATAGCTGCTCACGGCCATGTGAGCAATATTGTCATCAATGGTGTCTCCTACCGTGGCTGGGACATCAACTCGGATCCCTACAATTCAGATCCTCCGGTGGTAGTCGCATGGCAGACACCGAACACTGCGAACGGATTCATTACGCCGGACGAATATGGCACGGATGATATCATCTGCCACCTGGATGCCACTAATGCCGAGGGGCATGCAGTCATTGCCGCAGGAGACAAGATCAGTCTTCAATGGACCACCTGGCCTGACAGCCACCACGGACCAGTCATCAGCTATCTTGCAAACTGCGGTTCGAGCTGCGAGACGGTAGACAAGACAACGCTCGAATTCTTCAAGATTGACGGTGTTGGCCTTGTTGATGACTCGAGTGTGCCTGGCACTTGGGGAGATGATCAATTGATCGCAGACAACAATACATGGCTGGTCGAGATTCCTCCTGATATTGCACCCGGATATTATGTTCTTCGCCACGAACTGATTGCCTTGCATGGGGCCAGCAGCGAGAATGGAGCACAGAACTATCCTCAGTGTTTCAACCTCCAGGTCACCGGGTCAGGTACTGCCGAGCCTTCCGGCGTACTCGGTACGGAGTTGTATAGTCCGACAGACCCCGGAATCCTCATCGATATTTACCAGTCACTGTCCACTTACGAGGTACCTGGACCGACATTGATTCCGGAGGCAGTGTCAGTTGTGCAATCGAGCTCGACCATCACAGCATCCGGGACACCCGTGACGGGGACCGCTGCGTCCGCTACATCGTGA